The DNA segment ttaaaataaacttcatgcataaaaataattaaatatatatttcggacttagttatttttcatgggttggtccagactgctggtcactcactctaagcccattaaacttaaataaaagcccaatagaaataaattcttaattaaatgtCATTATTCATAAATGAAcctaaataaaaacatttaagccTTTTAACTTAAGCTAagcccaaaaatcatattttagcccaaataacttaattaaacttaaccgggcctaaataaaatatttaagcctgTTAAcctaattaaacccaataaaactctagactggcccaaagaTCCACTgattggcccaaaaattctcatgggaaaaaTCATTgagctaacttaaataaattatttaagtccaaataaaattatttggaggcccaaataatttttttattaatttaaaagcccaaaatccaattaaataaataaacacttaaaaattaaaatacccgagcccggaccacctaacccggacccagacCGACCAAACCCGACCCATGAATTTACTGACTCGACCCAGACCCAAAACACCAAGCCCGACCCGCCTAAAGCCTAGACACAACCTTAGCCTTTCTTTCCTTAATCCTAACTCACGGTAGCCCTGAGCGACTTTGGAAAAACTGCCCGTGccgcctgctccggccacctttggccgtgaaaccacttcccatacttagccaacaaccagacggttctaacccaacaaattttacctcaaacggagctttgtagaaggagaacgaaccaaaaaaATCTACCCCTAGTTTCTGCTCATGCGCAGAACATGACCAGAAACTTCAGGCCATTCGGCCGCTTATCTCTGGCAACCAACGGCCGGAGGCCCACCTGTACTACCTTTTTCTCTGTCTTgaggttctaacccaactggaaCCAAGCCTAAAGTCGAcctgtggaccgagaacgagtCATTTTACGCAGACCGCTCAAACTGCGACCTGTTGTGCATCAGAAGCAAAGGGCTTCGGTTCCAGCCCATTACAGCCCCAAACCCTGACCAAGCTCAACCCTAGAGACCCTAAGGAAACTCCTCTGGACCTGGACCAGCATCCATGCTTGTTCCATGAAAAGAAAACGTGAGAGATGCCACCAAACATGAAAGAAAACTAGTTGCTCCAATATACAATTTAATATCTTGCATGCATCAGAAAAATCGAAGTAAAAACCTTATAAATCTGTCATGAAACGTAtatatagcttatatggtgtagaAACGAAGGAATTAAACATACCTTTTGATTTATTAACGAAGATAACCGCGTGTAcaactccgggacgacgaaacGACAAACAACTTGATAAACTCCAAGGATCGGCTATGGTGCTCTAGAAATCTGCTGTTGATCGATGGAATGGAGGGGGAAAGGAGAGTGGAGGCGGCTGATAGGGTTTACGTAGTATAGAAAATGATTTTTGGGATAAAATTTTGGGTAGAAAATAGGTTAATAgacaatataaattaattaggtagataatataacataaacataaaattttaaacttttaaaaatacatactaatctgatataaaatataaatcccgaaatattaatttaagggagttttaaaaattaataaaatttattaaaatgacttattttggctaaaaatcaacccttaaataaatatataattaaatactaaaattttcttgacaaaataccataaaatattattttaaggctcataaaactcataaaatatttttggctaaaaatattggtatctcgtccgtccacggtcccgtctacgcggtcaaaataacttatttactcaaaaatctaaGAATAcaataattgcgggttaaatgctaaaataaatttaaatcatgtatataattcacataataacacataaatgtcatttaacccaaatataaattttaaataattatttttcttaattatgcatgagaatttacgtattaaaatttccggatgttacaattctcccccccccccccccctaaattgaattttgtcctcgaaattcgactgatcaaacTCTAATGACGGAGTGcctcaaaaatccaatttactaaatccACGGTTACctatctagttcccaagtttcggTATCACAAAAGTCTtgcttctgctgcgcactctgataaataaaatattttatccttcccATTTGTCCTCTTCATCTCCATCAAACCTACATTTATAAATTCCGCTTCTGAAATACCTCGTAAAGAGAATCATTACAATTTACTTACATTCCACTGTAAACAAAATCTGACGTTTTATACAAATCTTAGTACCATAATGAAAGTACACCCACATACTTACCTCAACTTATACGTACAACTCAAGTATTAACTCTACTATTCGTCTTCCTAAACACAACAATCGcactatgccaaaacttgactgATTTCATATTCTTATACACCCTACTTATCAATCCTCCAACATTCGTGAGCCGAACTTTTGTTCTCAAATTTACTTATTAAATCATAGGATTACGATATAAACTCCAATGAATTCAACTTGTAAAGCTTATCTACACACTAGCCTTCTATAATAAGTTGAACATCTTTGAGTCGAACATCTGTCATTCATCGCAATTTTCTTCAACTTATCCATTTACCACTACACTTCCAACTATCGAACACTTGAAAGTCTTAAATATTGAGTTCTATAAATCCATGAAACCCAAAAAATGAATTTAGTGTCAAACTTCATGTACAACTTAAATTCTCCTAACGTCAGAAATATGCTTAAAATATAAGAATTCTACTTCCGCGGTTAGTTTAGGCTTAAGACACTTAGATTCTCCTATTGGAGGAGTGAAATTCCCCGAACAGTATTTACATGTCGTCGTCTCTAAATAGTGTAATCATATAACATTGAGTAGTTAATTTCATATCATTTCCTAGTTGCCTCTACTTAAAGTCCATGGAATCTAAactcctcaaaatcaaaatactaagTCAATTACCTAATAAACTGAATAATCCATTCACGAGTAATACATGTTGGTCCCATGTACAGTCAAAACACaaataatacttttttttttctcatgcaTCACAAAAATTTTGGTGGAAACACTACTATATCATGACCCCgaaattcaaatttatacaacccaaggaTATTGAAAGAACATCAATACAAATACTTATACACAATTAACCCCAACGTAAAAAAAAAGTATCGAGATAACAGTTATAATATCAAGTCATTACGCTGACTCGTGATTAATCCAAGTGCTTCAAATACCCATACGTGTGTAGAACTAACAACCAAATTCTCAAACGACTCAACTCTTAACAAAAGAACTCactccaaaaatatatatatatatatatcgtcaaCTCTTAGGCCATATCTAAAGCTTATATTATACTTGACATCGAAACCAAAATTTATAACAAGTGTTATGCCACACCTGACCAATTACACAAGCCTATAAAAATTTACACCTTCATCATTCAGTCATCACAATATCTATAAGTGAGGCTGAAAAGTTtccaaatctatttatttaaatgtagtGACTTGAACGTCAAATCCAATACAGCGTACTTGGTAACACTAACCACGCGAACCCTTAAGTATTATCAAAGATTATCTAATTATTTATCAAACTAACTCCACAATTATTCTTATTCTCAAAGATTCAAGAACCTAATACAAAACATATTTATTATCAATTTATACCTCATATAATTAAGAGTACAAACTTAAAACCACAAACCATCAAACTATAACCTTATGGTACAATTGTCATCTCCaaaaaaatcatgacttcttcgtCAAAGAAAAAACCTTAATAGTtaaatgaatgacaatatgaTATCTGTGAACACAACTAGCATAATTTGACACATGCGGActtaatttccaaaaatatatactagCCTCTAAAAAGTAACATTTTAAATtcaccaaagaagaaaatgataCAACCCTCGATTAATCAATCTTGCGAGGAATCCTACTCTTGCCTCAAACAATAATTCTATTGCTATCACAAAAACTTAATACCTCTTATCGGAATTTACCTTTATTTTTCTATTTATCGCTATACCTTCATAAAAATTTCCTATATAGGCCCGCTACCTCTTACCATCATCAACCCAATAATTTACCAATGAAAtcattctaacttaaaatcaataagttactaCAAAAATTTAAGTGACAACCCATATATCAtaaatatcaaacttagtttTAACAAcataaaactgaattctcaaaTTCGAAATTTCTTGTGGTCCACCTGTCATATAATATGTCTTGGGCATACTGCGTCACCACACATTcttcacgtaaatcgcaatgcataactaagtattttaaaactttgctaacgtaaagtcttaagtcataacatatgctcctgataaatcataataaaacatttaaaacttacagaccggtagtaggatttctgagcttcacgtggcagatggacaccctccaagaaccgcgctctgataccaattgaaacgcctattactaataaatgcggaaaacttttttttttttataaatatacatatatgtataaacattaaaactaataaataaaattcttaaaataaaagCTTAAGTAAATAATAGCATTAAGCCACTGAAAATCTCACGTCGTGctgaataaaatgataataataatatctaaGTAAAAATACACAAATCTCGAATGCGGAAACTGAAAATAAGAAACATGTTTTAAAAATTCTTGAAAGTATTCAAACATGCAAAAACTcaatgcgacggtcacggggccactgccatgctcactcatacgtcctcgccaccagTAGGAGCAACATAAGAATCATcgtactcacctgcatcatataggtgtagtgagcctaggggctcaacatgtctaatcctttataacgagggttaaaataatacatcacataatcatactaatacatatatcttacgtggacatgcatgcatgatcttaaaataatgcatcataaaattattcatcatctgacatacatacatcataaataatcatacataacataactgagcatgtcatcatcataaaaactgagtatggtcatatccatgaatgtgactaataaccgtgccgactgatcagtctaaagaaccaacgtacgtggcggtgaataaATTCatctctatgctggtagtaaactacctctgtgccagtggtaaaaccacttctatgccggtagtagaactacctctatgccggtggtaaaccacctctatgccgccacatcacttcaatttccataaaaatatttttcatgctcaatttttaatcataaacacatcataaaatatttcatgtatgcatgcacttaaaatatgtccgtaatatatatttaattaattttcataataaatatacttatacttaaaataaacttcatgcataaaaataattaaatatatatttcggacttagttatttttcatgggttggtccagactgctggtcactcactctaagcccattaaacttaaataaaagcccaatagaaataaattcttaattaaatgtCATTATTCATAAATGAAcctaaataaaaacatttaagccTTTTAACTTAAGCTAagcccaaaaatcatattttagcccaaataacttaattaaacttaaccgggcctaaataaaatatttaagcccattaacctaattaaatccaataaaactctagactggcccaaagatccactgactggcccaaaaattctcatgagctcccaaatccataaaaatcattgggctaacttaaataaattatttaagtccaaataaaattatttggaggcccaaataatttttttattaatttaaaagcccaaaagccaattaaataaataaacacttaaaaattaaaatacccgagcccggcccacctaacccggacccggaccgaccAAACCCGACCCATGACTTGACTGACTCGACCCAGACCCAAAACACCAAGCCCGGCCCGCCTAAAGCCTAGACACAACCTTAGCCTTTCTTTTCTTAATCCTAACTCATGGCAGCCCTGAGCGACTTTGGAAAAACTGCCCGTGccgcctgctccggccacctttGGCCATGAAACCACTTTccatacttagccaacatccagacggttctaacccaacaaaggTTACCTCCAACGGAGCTCTGTAGAAgtagaacgaaccaaaacaatctaccccTAGTTTCTGCTCATGCGCAGAACGCGACCAGAAACTTCAGGCCATTCGGCCGCTTATCTCCGGAAACCAACGGCCAGAGGCCCACATGTACTACCTTTTTCTCTGTCTtgcggttctaacccaactaaAACCAAGCCTAAAGTCGAcctgtggaccgagaacgagtCATTTTATGCAGACCGCTCAAACTGCGACCTGTTGTGCATCAGAAGCAAAGGGCTTCGGTTCCAGCCCATTACAACCCCAAACCCTGACCaagctcgaccctagggaccctaaggaaACTCCTCTGGACCTGGACCAGCAGCCATGCTTGTTCCATGACAAGAAAACGTGAGAGATGACACCAAACATGAAAGAAAACGAGTTGCTCCAATATACAATTTAATATCTTGCATGCATCAGAAAAATCGAAGTAAAAACATTATAAATCTGTCATGAAACGCAtatatagcttatatggtgtagaAACGAAgaaattaaacatgccttttgaTTTATTAACGAAGGTAACCGCGTGTACAACTCCGGGTttcaatcaaaaaaaaaaaagtaatataaACCACATTCGATCTTGCACGGCAATATTGATTTGGGCCATAGCCCACACTTTACAAAATTAGCCTGATTGATTGTTTTTGAATTGGGCCTGGGGCGGGGGCTATTACTAATGAAACGACGTCGCGGCATACACTTTTTCAGCAAGAGTTAAATTCTCCCCCATCGGAATCCCTCGCATAGTATAATTGAGACCTTCGCGGAAAACTAGAAATCGACAGCTCCAGAGCGCGCCTTCTCCAAAACTGATAGGAAAAAGAGAGTAACTATCACAAAATGGTGCGTAATTTCTTTCCTTTTGGTTTAGTTAATGGTTTTGTTACTGGATTAGGATTTGTGGTTTGTGATTTGTGATTTGTGATTTGTGATTTGTGCGGTTATGTAAGAATTTTATTCTCGGTATGATCTTTATTTTAGATGTTTCCCCCCAATTTTTCGAATGGTTTGAAGGATGGAAATATTAGACACTCTTGTGAGATATTCAGTTGAATTTTATTGCTTTCCCAGTATTTGAGTTGAATAGGGCCGTTTGAGACATGAAAATTACCCAAATCTGACATAGAAGTTGAAATAATTTAGTTGAATTATTCAGGAAAATAGAAAATTTGACGTTATTTTGGGGGAAATGGGAGGAGGTTCAGTTTCCTTGTCTGCCTTCTGGTTCTATCCCTCCATGCTAGttggtatttttttaaaaataaataaataaaaataaaaattggctGGGGAGTTGTGGAAAGAATACGTTCTATTTGTGAACTGTAAACTTTTTTGCAGTGAATGCTCAGACTATATCAATGTAATTTAAATTGGATTTGTATTGATCATAAATAAGTGTAAGACGAGCTTCCGCAAATTCGTTCTTTTCCGAAAAAATTTGATCTTGATAAAATATTGACTACAAGAACCGTTTGTTTTATACGACTTCCACTTTACAAGTAGTTTTACACTTTTATTTGCCCTGATTTGCTTCTTTATATGTTATTAGACTTGATTGATGCTCTAGGAATTGGCTTTGTATAAACTTTTGTCTATGAAGTGATTGAAGTAAATTTGTATGGTTTCTGCAGTCATCTCTCGCAGCTGCTAGGGCAGATAATTTTTACTACCCACCAGAATGGGATCCAAAAAAGGTATCATGTAGTGTCATTTGTTTAATGGATTATCATGATTAGCATCTACATGTATTCCAGATTTTTAAACTCTCATCTCTTCAGGGTGGGCTGAACAAGTTTCATGGTCAACATGCTTTGAGGGAGAGAGCAAGAAAAATCGATCAAGGCATCTTGATTATAAGGTAATGCGCTGGGCAATTTTAGTGATTAGTTTCTTTCTTCTGAGAACTGATTATAGAAAATTCTTGTACTTTTTTTTGTTTGATCGTAATTGCTCAACAAGAGAAACAGTCATTTTTGGGGATTGGGATTCCCTTTGGGAATTTTTGTAGTATAGCTGAAAATCAGCCTTTAGTCCATTTGAAAGATGCTGGGTGATACAAAACGGTGAAATGATTCTATGAAAATTTTAGGCTAAATGTCTCATTGATTGTGAGAACTGTTTAGAGATCGGAATTTCCGTGGAATGCACGACCTTGTGTCCTGGAGAGACGTTGTCatgcaaattttagtttgttTCGACGAGGGCAATGTAGATCATTTTCCTTCCATACAGGCAAAAGAGTTTTGTGGTACTTCATTGGGCGATTGATTTGACAAAGTTTAATTTCCTGTGACTGGCATAAGCATATTCATATTCATATCACAATAGTATCAACTGAAAAATGAAATGTGTACTCTCTTTCCCAAGTGTATTGGCGGTGAAGAGACTTGTGACTTATAATCATAATTATCAAATCAGACATCAATGAAAGAGTCCgagtttaaaacaaaaataaatgattGTGGATCTCATCAATCGTGCACTTAAGGAATATTTGTGTTTTGCAGCTGACGATGATTTAAAGTGTCTTGTGATATCTTTAATGTGAAACATTTGGTTTTTTTAGTTGTTTAGGAAGTTAAATTCATAACTTATGCTTTTGATTTTACAGGTTTGAGATGCCTTTTAATATATGGTGTGGTGGATGCGAATCCATGATTGCAAAAGGTGTGCGGTTTAATGCTGAGAAAAAACAAGTGGGAAATTATTATTCTACAAAGGTATAGTGGTGTTTAACACAATTGCTCAACTAGTTTTCATGCATTGTTGCTATGGATAGTCACGTGTATACTGTTTCCAGATATGGAGCTTTTCGATGAAGTCTGCATGCTGCAGGCATGAGATTGTCATTCAAACAGATCCAAAAAGTTGCGAGTATGTGATTATTAGTGGAGCTCGAAAAAAGGTTGAGGAATATGATGCTGAAGATGCTGAAACCTTGTTGCTGCCTGTGGAAGATGGTGAGTTTTCTTTGATAAAAGATGAATCTGGCATGTCATCAATACAACCTAAAACATAAAATGCTTTTCCGGCTCTTTTATTGTCGATTTCAGATAAGAACAAGCTGGCAGATCCCTTTCACCGTCTTGAGCACCAGGAGAAAGAtatgaaaaagaagaaagaagctGAGCCAGTACTGGTGCGTCTTCAGCGAGTTTCGGATGCCATGCATTCAGACGATTATTCCTTAAACAAATCACTGCGAGCCAAACTTAGGGATCAAAAGAAAAGAGTGGCTGAAGAAGAAGCTAGTTCTAAGAAATCCGGATTTAGTTTAAGACTTCTTCCTCGTTCTGAAGAGGACGCCGCCGCTGCATCTCGCGTTAAATTTGCTACCAAGTTTGAAAAGAATAGGAAAAACAAAAGGGCACTAATTCAAGCCGCCTCAATTTTTTCTGGACCGTCCAGTTCTTCCGAGTCTGATAGAAGACGTTTGGAGCTGGAAGCTAAAAGGAGGAAGATAAATGCGTCATCCGTGTCCAAATTGTTAGGAGGAGGATTCAAGCCATCATCATGGGCTCAGGGTCCTCCTGGTAAAATCAACAGCCGTTGAACCACCCCCCTCCCCACGATTAGCCGCTGTTTGGTTCATTTTGAGATGTAAAATTAGCACAAATAATTGGTGAGGTACGGCCGATAGTTGATTTGTTGTTGAGATTAAATTTGGAGTTTGTGTGTATATGTTGTGCCTGCCATGTAaagtctttgttatctgatgtATTATTTGTACTTTTTAAGAAGGTATTGATTGATTGGTATTGGAAGCCTTACTGTTTAGGCTTGAGTGTGCGTCATGATAGCATGATGCTGATGTCATTGGAATAGTGgtgataatttaaataaaatcaacATACAAAACTACTAGGGCTGGTGAAGAAATTGGGGACCAAAAAGTGATCCTACTGCATGCGTGTGACAAAAGGGTTGGGTTTGTCTTCTTTTTATCAATGGGGAACATATTACATTATCTATCTTGATGATCATTGTCGTTCGATTGGAACACATCACATGCATTCAATTCTCTGCTTGAGACCAACTTGTAATTGCTAGCTTATGTAttagtaaataaaataaagcatGTAGATTGTATTTCAATCTCTGCAAATTAATAATGTGGGaatcataaaattttattaatcaaaAGAGGTATTTATTAATTGAGGAATTAAAAGTTTATTACTTTGAagggttttatttttaattattttattcaacaacataaatttaattatataaaaattcattgtgtttcatcaatgtacgtaccatatttttttgaattaatatataaaagttCATTGAATGAGATTAgtaataatttacattttttaaataaaaaccaaaatcttaattttacaaatacaaaataaaaataagattatTTCTTACGGACATAGGTATTTTTGAGTTGGTTGTTCAATGGTTTTGGCGGCTGGTCATTTGGATCACCGAGTTATGTTATCATCAAAAATACTTTAGCTCGTCAGAAATTCAGTTTGGTTGAATTCGAGTCTCATCTCAAAACTTTCAAAATATGAACTATCAACTTCACACTTGAGTAAATAtattagaaacacaataacaagttttgttattatcaaaatcaagattgcttgcATTTTCGGACCCAaaacttaattataattttaatcacAAAATCTATCAGTTAAAgtaaacatgatatatatgtttATCTATAATTATTGCACatcttataaaattattttagtaCTCTTAGTGCTATTTAATTATCACATATAATCTCATCTCACTAAGTAAACacgatttaaaaaaatatatgtgagAACATATTGGTACTCTTGGTATgatttaaaaacgtttttaaaatACATCTCAATGAATGCCTagaatatcaaatatatattcaaaagtACTTAATTATTCTCGTCCCATGCATGTCAATGGTGTGGTGTACCATATATTTTTTagggaatttttttaattttagtctTATAAATTGGTTTATTTTTATTCAGTTCCTACATATTCAAACCCCCTTTCTCACCATATTTTAgtcatataattttattttattttttgtgtcaaagtttgattttcattAAGTAAcctgaatttaattttattttgatccTCGATCTTTAATTTTTTCGTCGAAACTCACTAAACTCTACTCATCGAACATATTAGTAGTTGGAACCATACTCTAATTACGTGACTAatgatgaaaataaaatctATGTTGCACACCTTAATTAAAATCtattcaaacaaaaataaataagaaaaaataacgCAATAGGCATCCAACAATCAACATatcaaaacaagaagaaattatgCATTTAGTATTGGAGACAACATAACAATACTGAGGAAACTACTGCATGTACGTTATATATAGAGTAGAGACAAAAACTGTAAAGTTCATAAAGCGAAACTTGAGTTGAGGTGAGGGGGTTGGGTGGGTGGTGTAGCGTAGGGTGGGTAGAGGTAGTGTAAGAGTCATGTGTTTCAATACACAATGATTCCATTACCAACAGGTAATTTGGTAAAAGTGATTTAGtactataattatattattgaaaaataaattaagattttatttttattttttgagaaaagattttattaaattttaataataaggATTATATTtgtaataatttatattatattgtcTATAATGTCTTCTTTGATACAAAACAAACTTAGCGCTTGACTCTGATACGAACTAGCTAAAATCATTTTTACTCCCATCATCACATATGCAATAATTTTAATTACATTGTATTTGgacaattattttaaaaacatttttagtattttataagtgaaaaaatttaaaaatataggtttggataaaaattttgtaaaaagttttggaaaaataatttttaaacaattgtttttcaagtataattttttttaaaaaacatttgaTAAGCGTTTTTTGATAAAACATATTAAAAAGTTCCTTTTTAACTGTACAAATATTTTTACAGAATAGTTGTTCAAACACATATttgttattaaaatatttttataaaaattttgtaaaatatttttataaaaacgtttttaagTCCTTGTAAAAACAGAGTCCTAATGTTCTTTTTTTAGAGTACTTTTTTGGCACACTCCtttatgaaatattgaaaatatacaCTTCATTCCTGTGAGAATTTAATAGGCATCTTATCCCTTAATTTTTTATAACAACTTCACGTTTTACCATTGTCACGCTGAGTTGTTGAATACGCGTTGTTGTGGTTAAATAACCATTTTTGTTTGACGATATTAGGTCTATTGTACAAAAATGTCATTCTATAATTGTCATATTTTTCATATCTACTTATATTATTACAATATATAAGGTATGTTTTCCGTACAATAggcttaatattaaa comes from the Henckelia pumila isolate YLH828 chromosome 1, ASM3356847v2, whole genome shotgun sequence genome and includes:
- the LOC140875386 gene encoding uncharacterized protein, with product MSSLAAARADNFYYPPEWDPKKGGLNKFHGQHALRERARKIDQGILIIRFEMPFNIWCGGCESMIAKGVRFNAEKKQVGNYYSTKIWSFSMKSACCRHEIVIQTDPKSCEYVIISGARKKVEEYDAEDAETLLLPVEDDKNKLADPFHRLEHQEKDMKKKKEAEPVLVRLQRVSDAMHSDDYSLNKSLRAKLRDQKKRVAEEEASSKKSGFSLRLLPRSEEDAAAASRVKFATKFEKNRKNKRALIQAASIFSGPSSSSESDRRRLELEAKRRKINASSVSKLLGGGFKPSSWAQGPPGKINSR